A single window of Leptospira neocaledonica DNA harbors:
- a CDS encoding acyl-CoA dehydrogenase family protein, translating to MERVLQFTEEHEAFRDMARKFFETEVAPHHHEWEKVGMVPKELWKKAGASGLLCPDVPEEYGGSGADFLYNVVVIEESSRSGNSGFFVSLHNDVIAPYISAYANEEQKKRWLPGCCSGDSILAVAMTEPGAGSDLKSLRTSAVDKGDHYVVNGQKTFISNGQLANLVITAVKHENGTISLVMIEEGMKGFERGRNLEKIGLKAQDTSELYFNDVVVPKENVIGKDGQGFRYLMMKLAQERLVLAIAAVEATALVQRMTLKYIKERMAFGKKIGSFQHIKFQMAEMATELEMCRTFVDKVVSEHIAGKKLTVEASMAKYYSTEMQKRHTDLCLQFFGGYGYMMEYPIARAYLDARIQTIYAGTTEIMKEIIGGSLGL from the coding sequence ATGGAAAGAGTCCTACAATTTACCGAAGAGCATGAAGCTTTTCGTGATATGGCGCGTAAGTTTTTCGAAACTGAAGTAGCTCCTCATCACCATGAATGGGAAAAAGTCGGAATGGTTCCGAAAGAACTTTGGAAAAAAGCGGGAGCAAGCGGACTTCTTTGCCCTGACGTTCCAGAAGAATACGGTGGATCCGGTGCCGATTTTCTATATAACGTAGTTGTAATAGAAGAATCATCCAGGTCCGGAAACAGCGGATTTTTCGTATCCCTTCATAATGATGTGATCGCACCTTATATTAGCGCTTACGCAAACGAAGAACAGAAAAAGAGATGGTTGCCCGGTTGTTGTAGCGGAGATAGCATTTTAGCGGTCGCTATGACGGAACCTGGAGCAGGTTCTGATCTTAAAAGTCTTAGGACTTCTGCCGTGGATAAAGGGGACCATTATGTGGTCAACGGCCAAAAAACATTTATTTCCAACGGACAGCTTGCAAATTTAGTAATTACTGCCGTGAAACATGAAAACGGCACGATTTCGCTTGTTATGATAGAAGAGGGGATGAAAGGTTTCGAAAGAGGCCGTAATCTCGAGAAGATTGGACTAAAGGCCCAGGATACCTCGGAATTATACTTCAACGACGTAGTAGTTCCTAAAGAGAATGTAATCGGAAAAGACGGACAAGGTTTCCGTTATTTGATGATGAAACTCGCACAAGAGCGTCTCGTATTGGCGATTGCAGCGGTGGAAGCCACAGCACTCGTTCAGAGAATGACTCTAAAATATATTAAAGAGAGGATGGCTTTCGGGAAAAAGATCGGAAGTTTTCAACACATCAAATTTCAAATGGCGGAGATGGCTACGGAACTGGAAATGTGCCGTACCTTCGTCGACAAAGTGGTTTCGGAGCATATTGCTGGGAAAAAATTAACCGTAGAGGCTTCTATGGCTAAATACTATTCCACCGAAATGCAAAAACGTCATACTGACCTTTGTCTCCAGTTCTTTGGAGGATACGGTTATATGATGGAATACCCGATAGCAAGAGCGTATCTGGATGCAAGGATCCAGACGATCTACGCGGGAACCACCGAAATCATGAAAGAAATTATTGGTGGAAGTTTAGGACTCTGA
- a CDS encoding cAMP/cGMP-dependent 3',5'-cyclic-AMP/GMP phosphodiesterase, whose protein sequence is MLKEQTRGYIELPRGGYLVETSEGFFQIGSPPETIKDTMAEKKTPLVFILPNKFFHVEKGISTAELEFPIYFNFFLRQKKTTIICTAEQKDQLITVLKESLMGPEEINLESEYLDGAESFGFPDMKAEMAYFRGYKGLDDVVDFQVFDRDNMVNLGKVLIRKLPSGDFRITDGTKETEIPGEVGFNIKYEIGHRLKEPFQAPLLGITCLGPSHGFDPEDNTSGFIIWLNHQGIMVDPPVNSTEWLRMSNVNPKLINHVILTHCHADHDAGTFQKIMEETKITIHATATVMESFIRKYSALTKIPRKELLELFNFQQIIIGRPAMINGGEFNFHYALHSIPSVGFEFFFQDQSFVYTSDHLNEPDVHDKMYEKGVLPESRWKFLKEFPWDRRIIYHEAGIPPLHTRVSYLASLAPEIQEKITVYHIARTDMPAGTKLKLARFGIENTVYPEITPPKHMEAYNLLDILSQIDIFSGFPIEKAKEFLLIVREEKYKRGDQIIKKGTPGDKFYIIASGNVKFEGLLGDSDIAPIKRYGQYEYFGEASLVLDLPRAADVFAETDVVALTIEKNKFLQFIRNTDLRQNLIRLNSIRDSNSWKTLLDSRHFKGLTSHQVTQLEMIMRLSKVNKGSVLITEKAFYHEAYIIRHGKVSVYQHGKKLAELTDGDFVGEIYSISKKLASNYTFQAESETELFSISQNELIQYIKRNPGVYMRMNTVY, encoded by the coding sequence ATGCTAAAAGAACAAACCAGGGGATATATAGAACTTCCTAGAGGGGGGTATCTAGTCGAAACAAGCGAGGGCTTCTTTCAGATCGGCTCTCCTCCCGAGACCATCAAAGACACGATGGCTGAAAAAAAGACGCCCCTGGTATTTATACTTCCTAATAAATTTTTCCATGTAGAAAAGGGGATAAGCACTGCAGAGCTTGAATTCCCTATTTATTTTAACTTCTTTCTAAGACAAAAAAAGACCACGATCATTTGTACGGCTGAACAAAAAGATCAGCTCATTACAGTACTTAAAGAATCATTAATGGGTCCGGAAGAGATCAATCTGGAATCGGAATATCTAGATGGCGCGGAATCTTTCGGTTTCCCTGATATGAAAGCGGAGATGGCTTATTTCAGAGGATACAAAGGACTAGACGACGTAGTCGACTTCCAAGTATTCGATCGGGATAATATGGTCAACCTAGGAAAGGTTTTGATCCGTAAACTTCCTTCCGGTGATTTTAGAATTACCGACGGAACAAAAGAGACGGAGATTCCTGGAGAAGTTGGATTCAATATTAAATATGAAATCGGTCATAGATTAAAAGAACCATTCCAAGCTCCTTTGCTCGGAATTACTTGTCTTGGACCTTCTCATGGATTCGATCCTGAAGATAATACTTCCGGATTTATTATCTGGTTGAATCACCAAGGTATCATGGTGGATCCACCTGTGAATTCTACAGAGTGGCTTCGCATGTCCAATGTGAATCCTAAACTGATCAACCATGTGATTCTCACTCACTGTCATGCAGATCATGACGCAGGTACCTTCCAAAAAATTATGGAAGAAACCAAAATCACAATACACGCAACAGCAACAGTGATGGAAAGTTTTATCCGTAAATATTCTGCTCTTACTAAGATCCCGCGTAAGGAATTACTCGAACTTTTCAATTTCCAACAAATCATCATAGGAAGACCTGCGATGATTAACGGTGGAGAATTCAATTTTCATTATGCATTACATTCTATTCCTTCCGTAGGATTCGAGTTTTTTTTCCAAGACCAATCCTTTGTGTATACTTCGGATCACTTAAATGAGCCGGATGTTCACGATAAGATGTACGAGAAGGGAGTTCTTCCTGAATCTCGTTGGAAATTTTTGAAGGAATTCCCTTGGGACAGACGGATTATCTATCATGAAGCTGGAATTCCTCCTCTTCATACTAGAGTCAGTTATTTAGCAAGTTTAGCTCCTGAGATCCAGGAAAAGATCACAGTCTATCATATCGCAAGAACGGATATGCCTGCAGGGACCAAACTAAAACTGGCTCGTTTCGGGATTGAGAACACCGTTTATCCGGAAATCACTCCACCGAAACATATGGAGGCTTATAACCTTCTCGATATCTTAAGCCAAATAGATATATTTAGCGGTTTCCCAATTGAAAAGGCGAAGGAATTCCTACTGATCGTCCGCGAAGAAAAGTATAAACGTGGAGACCAGATCATCAAAAAGGGAACTCCAGGTGATAAATTTTATATCATCGCTTCCGGAAACGTAAAGTTCGAAGGACTCCTAGGAGATTCCGATATAGCGCCCATTAAACGATACGGGCAGTATGAATATTTCGGAGAAGCTTCTTTAGTTTTGGATCTTCCTAGAGCTGCGGATGTTTTTGCAGAAACAGATGTAGTAGCTCTTACAATAGAAAAGAACAAGTTCCTACAGTTTATCAGAAATACAGACCTAAGACAAAACTTAATTCGACTGAACAGCATTCGTGATAGTAACTCTTGGAAAACACTGTTAGATTCACGTCATTTTAAAGGACTTACAAGCCATCAGGTCACTCAATTAGAGATGATCATGAGACTTTCCAAGGTGAACAAAGGTTCAGTGCTTATCACGGAAAAAGCGTTTTACCACGAAGCGTATATCATTCGTCATGGAAAAGTAAGCGTATATCAACACGGCAAAAAATTGGCCGAGTTGACCGACGGGGATTTCGTGGGAGAGATCTACTCGATATCTAAAAAGCTGGCATCTAATTACACGTTCCAAGCAGAATCAGAAACGGAATTGTTCTCTATTTCTCAGAACGAACTCATCCAGTACATTAAACGGAATCCCGGCGTTTACATGAGAATGAATACCGTCTACTGA
- the trxA gene encoding thioredoxin → MALTEINDSTFSSEINGGMVLVDCWAEWCGPCRMVSPVLEELSSEMNDILKIKKLNVDDNQDTAQKLNIQSLPTLLLFKDGQLVDKIIGALPKAQIKSFIERHK, encoded by the coding sequence ATGGCATTGACCGAAATAAACGATTCAACTTTCAGTTCCGAGATCAACGGGGGCATGGTTCTAGTAGATTGCTGGGCCGAATGGTGCGGTCCTTGTAGAATGGTTTCCCCGGTTCTGGAAGAGCTTTCGTCCGAGATGAATGATATCTTAAAAATTAAAAAATTAAACGTAGACGACAACCAGGACACAGCGCAAAAATTAAATATCCAGTCTTTGCCGACCCTTCTACTTTTTAAAGACGGACAATTGGTGGATAAGATCATAGGAGCACTTCCTAAGGCGCAAATCAAAAGTTTCATCGAAAGACATAAATAA